A single Pan troglodytes isolate AG18354 chromosome X, NHGRI_mPanTro3-v2.0_pri, whole genome shotgun sequence DNA region contains:
- the LOC473612 gene encoding centromere protein V-like protein 1, producing the protein MGRVRNRATAQRRRRKRPGDPPAACAAIAVTGASRAQYPRVQVGVGSHAAAKRWLGRWRRKRRWRRVRKAGPRDLLPSAPTPDPPGPAPSPKDLDLGAQRERWETFRKLRGLSCEGAAKVLLDTFEYPGLVHHTGGCHCGAVRFAVWAPADLRVVDCSCRLCRKKQHRHFLVPASRFTLLQGAESIVTYRSNTHPALHSFCSRCGVQSFHAAVSDPRVYGVAPHCLDEGTVRSVVIEEVGGGDPGEEAAEEHKAIHKTSSQSAPACPREQEQ; encoded by the coding sequence ATGGGCAGAGTGAGGAACCGCGCCACTGCTCAGCGGCGCAGGCGAAAGCGGCCCGGGGATCCTCCCGCCGCCTGCGCGGCCATCGCGGTCACGGGCGCCAGCCGCGCGCAGTACCCCCGGGTCCAAGTCGGGGTCGGGAGCCACGCGGCGGCCAAGAGGTGGCTGGGTAGGTGGCGACGGAAGCGCCGCTGGCGGCGGGTCCGGAAGGCGGGCCCCAGAGACCTGCTGCCCTCCGCGCCAACCCCGGACCCGCCGGGTCCCGCCCCGTCCCCCAAGGATCTGGACCTGGGCGCACAGCGGGAGCGCTGGGAGACGTTCAGGAAGCTGCGGGGCCTCAGCTGCGAGGGCGCCGCCAAGGTCCTGCTGGACACCTTCGAGTACCCGGGCCTCGTGCATCACACCGGGGGCTGCCACTGCGGCGCGGTCCGCTTTGCGGTCTGGGCCCCTGCAGATCTGCGCGTCGTGGATTGcagctgcaggctgtgcaggaagaaGCAGCACCGCCACTTCCTCGTCCCGGCCTCGCGCTTCACGCTGCTCCAGGGCGCAGAAAGCATCGTCACCTATCGGTCCAACACGCACCCGGCGCTGCACAGCTTCTGCAGCAGGTGCGGGGTGCAGAGTTTCCACGCAGCTGTCTCTGACCCCCGCGTGTACGGCGTCGCCCCGCACTGCCTGGACGAGGGCACCGTGCGCAGCGTGGTCATCGAGGAGGTCGGCGGTGGCGACCCGGGGGAGGAGGCCGCCGAGGAGCACAAGGCCATCCACAAGACGTCCTCCCAGTCAGCCCCTGCCTGTCCCCGCGAACAGGAGCAGTGA